One genomic window of Salmo salar chromosome ssa12, Ssal_v3.1, whole genome shotgun sequence includes the following:
- the LOC106565142 gene encoding transcriptional regulator QRICH1 isoform X2 — MNEPVESGVVSFDEYVRQKARSVPQHRMKEFLESLANKGPEALQEFSQQDGDTTTMVYQQGGNCVYTDSTEVAGSLLELACPVQVNSAQISPQMAAGVHQGSEQQIQVQIQGQQGQTVDLQGIPTAAQLVQQGELTEEQHQQIQAQLVAAVSGGQQIRLQSGQQIQHIQLQGGQQIQLQGGQHIQLQGDLQGGQQIQLQGGQQIQLQGGQQIQLQGGQQIQLQGGQQIQLQGGQQIQLQGGQQIQLQGGQQIQLQGGQQIQLQGGQHIQLQGGQHIQLQGGQQIQHIQLPGGQHIQLQGGQQIQFQTVEAMSPQQQQGSPREAERRAGTSVLQPAKKRKVDVPIQVSYSLPQGQQGQQVVLALPQGQGQQQQFLSLRPDLLTVDSTHLYSTTGTITGPAGETWTIPVYSGGQQGGVHHIAIPQEAYNTMQVSSGHHDNKDNRVAHSSSSGTGSIQSGTTVSVSETTTNEEVVQTLFPAQFMNGNIHGPVVVQTVGGAYNATQQLHIWDPQQQQEHQEQQLHLQGHVESESQVEAPQELLLPVSLKPEEGMDVWRLWVQRKNTELDKDEQNKLAPIGRRQALRFQEDLVSSAVAELNVALALMTQEARGLEGEQFEPDALYYIFLCIQKYLFENGRVDDIFSDQYYTRFSQWLHKALDEWRPVIHPLGYIIPSHVTEEMLWECKQLGAHSPATLLTTLMFFNTKYFRLTTVEQHMKVAFSKVLRHTKKNPSNPKDKSTSIRYLKGHGPLGTHHAGQKVTDDMYEEQAEDPENPLRCPIKLYDFYLFKCPQSAKGRNDAYYLTPEPVVAPNSPIWYSTQPITSEQVEHMLTRIIMVREIQEAIAMSSASMH, encoded by the exons ATGAACGAGCCCGTAGAGAGCGGTGTAGTCTCGTTTGACGAGTACGTGCGTCAGAAGGCCCGCAGTGTGCCCCAGCACCGTATGAAGGAGTTCCTGGAGTCTCTGGCCAACAAGGGCCCCGAGGCACTGCAGGAGTTCAGCCAGCAGGACGGCGACACCACCACCATGGTGTACCAGCAGGGGGGCAACTGTGTCTACACAGACAGCACTGAGGTGGCTGGCTCGCTGCTGGAGCTGGCCTGTCCG GTGCAGGTGAACTCTGCACAGATCTCACCCCAGATGGCTGCTGGTGTGCACCAGGGGTCTGAGCAGCAGATACAAGTACAG ATCCAGGGACAGCAGGGTCAGACGGTGGACCTCCAGGGCATCCCCACGGCAGCACAGCTGGTCCAGCAAGGAGAGCTCACAGAGGAGCAGCACCAGCAG ATCCAGGCCCAGTTGGTGGCAGCGGTGTCAGGAGGTCAACAGATTAGACTACAAAGCGGTCAACAAATCCAGCATATTCAACTACAAGGGGGCCAGCAAATTCAGCTCCAAGGAGGCCAACACATCCAGCTTCAAGGGGACTTACAGGGTGGCCAACAAATCCAACTTCAAGGGGGTCAACAGATCCAACTTCAAGGGGGTCAACAGATCCAACTTCAAGGGGGTCAGCAGATCCAACTTCAAGGGGGTCAGCAGATCCAACTTCAAGGGGGTCAGCAGATCCAACTTCAAGGGGGTCAGCAGATCCAACTTCAAGGGGGTCAGCAGATCCAACTTCAAGGGGGTCAGCAGATCCAACTTCAAGGGGGTCAGCACATCCAACTTCAAGGGGGGCAACACATCCAGCTACAAGGCGGGCAACAAATCCAGCACATTCAGCTACCAGGTGGTCAACATATTCAACTACAGGGTGGGCAGCAGATCCAGTTCCAGACAGTGGAGGCCATGTCTCCTCAGCAGCAGCAGGGCTCTCCccgggaggcagagaggagggcgGGTACCAGCGTCCTCCAACCTGCCAAGAAGCGCAAGGTGGACGTCCCCATCCAGGTGTCGTACTCCCTCCCTCAGGGCCAGCAGGGCCAGCAGGTGGTCCTGGCCCTCCCCCAGGGGCAGGGGCAGCAACAGCAGTTCCTGTCCCTCCGGCCCGACCTGCTTACTGTGGACAGCACCCACCTGTACAGCACCACAGGTACCATCACAGGCCCTGCCGGGGAGACCTGGACCATCCCTGTGTACTCCGGGGGGCAGCAGGGGGGTGTGCATCACATCGCCATCCCTCAGGAGGCTTACAACACGATGCAGGTGTCCTCTGGTCACCACGACAACAAGGACAATAGGGTAGCCCACTCCTCATCGTCAGGGACTGGGTCCATCCAGTCGGGCACTACGGTGTCAGTCTCCGAGACGACGACAAACGAGGAAGTGGTGCAGACGCTTTTCCCGGCGCAGTTCATGAACGGGAACATCCACGGCCCTGTAGTGGTGCAGACGGTGGGAGGGGCTTACAACGCCACGCAGCAGCTCCACATCTGGGACCCCCAGCAGCAGCAAGAACACCAAGAGCAACAGCTCCACCTACAG GGTCATGTGGAGTCAGAGTCCCAGGTGGAGGCCCCCCAGGAGCTGCTGCTGCCCGTCTCCCTGAAGCCTGAGGAGGGCATGGACGTGTGGCGCCTCTGGGTCCAGCGCAAGAACACAGAGCTGGACAAGGACGAGCAGAACAAGCTGGCGCCCATCGGAC gtcGTCAGGCACTGCGCTTCCAGGAGGACCTGGTGTCGAGTGCGGTGGCTGAGCTCAACGTGGCTCTAGCCCTTATGACCCAAGAGGCCCGGGGGTTGGAAGGAGAACAGTTTGAGCCTGACGCCCTCTACTACATCTTCCTGTGTATACAGAAG TACCTCTTTGAAAACGGACGGGTGGATGATATCTTCTCTGACCAGTACTACACACGCTTCTCCCAGTGGTTACACAAAGCCCTGGACGAGTGGAGGCCTGTCATCCATCCACTAG GGTACATCATTCCCAGTCACGTGACAGAGGAGATGCTGTGGGAGTGTAAACAGCTGGGTGCCCACTCACCAGCCACGCTGCTCACAACACTCATGTTCTTCAACACTAA GTATTTCCGTCTGACAACGGTAGAGCAGCACATGAAGGTGGCCTTCTCCAAAGTGCTGAGGCACACGAAGAAGAACCCGTCCAACCCAAAGGATAAGAGCACCAGTATCCGCTATCTGAAGGGCCATGGGCCCTTAGGAACACACCATGCAGGGCAGAAAG TGACCGATGACATGTATGAGGAGCAGGCTGAGGATCCCGAGAACCCTCTGCGATGCCCAATTAAGCTGTATGATTTTTACCTCTTCAAATG TCCCCAGAGTGCTAAGGGGCGTAACGACGCGTACTACCTGACGCCAGAGCCCGTCGTGGCGCCCAACAGTCCCATATGGTACTCCACTCAGCCAATCACGAGTGAGCAGGTGGAGCACATGCTCACACGCATCATCATGGTGCGGGAGATCCAGGAGGCCATCGCCATGTCATCGGCCAGCATGCACTga
- the LOC106565142 gene encoding transcriptional regulator QRICH1 isoform X1, which yields MNEPVESGVVSFDEYVRQKARSVPQHRMKEFLESLANKGPEALQEFSQQDGDTTTMVYQQGGNCVYTDSTEVAGSLLELACPVQVNSAQISPQMAAGVHQGSEQQIQVQVQIQGQQGQTVDLQGIPTAAQLVQQGELTEEQHQQIQAQLVAAVSGGQQIRLQSGQQIQHIQLQGGQQIQLQGGQHIQLQGDLQGGQQIQLQGGQQIQLQGGQQIQLQGGQQIQLQGGQQIQLQGGQQIQLQGGQQIQLQGGQQIQLQGGQQIQLQGGQHIQLQGGQHIQLQGGQQIQHIQLPGGQHIQLQGGQQIQFQTVEAMSPQQQQGSPREAERRAGTSVLQPAKKRKVDVPIQVSYSLPQGQQGQQVVLALPQGQGQQQQFLSLRPDLLTVDSTHLYSTTGTITGPAGETWTIPVYSGGQQGGVHHIAIPQEAYNTMQVSSGHHDNKDNRVAHSSSSGTGSIQSGTTVSVSETTTNEEVVQTLFPAQFMNGNIHGPVVVQTVGGAYNATQQLHIWDPQQQQEHQEQQLHLQGHVESESQVEAPQELLLPVSLKPEEGMDVWRLWVQRKNTELDKDEQNKLAPIGRRQALRFQEDLVSSAVAELNVALALMTQEARGLEGEQFEPDALYYIFLCIQKYLFENGRVDDIFSDQYYTRFSQWLHKALDEWRPVIHPLGYIIPSHVTEEMLWECKQLGAHSPATLLTTLMFFNTKYFRLTTVEQHMKVAFSKVLRHTKKNPSNPKDKSTSIRYLKGHGPLGTHHAGQKVTDDMYEEQAEDPENPLRCPIKLYDFYLFKCPQSAKGRNDAYYLTPEPVVAPNSPIWYSTQPITSEQVEHMLTRIIMVREIQEAIAMSSASMH from the exons ATGAACGAGCCCGTAGAGAGCGGTGTAGTCTCGTTTGACGAGTACGTGCGTCAGAAGGCCCGCAGTGTGCCCCAGCACCGTATGAAGGAGTTCCTGGAGTCTCTGGCCAACAAGGGCCCCGAGGCACTGCAGGAGTTCAGCCAGCAGGACGGCGACACCACCACCATGGTGTACCAGCAGGGGGGCAACTGTGTCTACACAGACAGCACTGAGGTGGCTGGCTCGCTGCTGGAGCTGGCCTGTCCG GTGCAGGTGAACTCTGCACAGATCTCACCCCAGATGGCTGCTGGTGTGCACCAGGGGTCTGAGCAGCAGATACAAGTACAG GTGCAGATCCAGGGACAGCAGGGTCAGACGGTGGACCTCCAGGGCATCCCCACGGCAGCACAGCTGGTCCAGCAAGGAGAGCTCACAGAGGAGCAGCACCAGCAG ATCCAGGCCCAGTTGGTGGCAGCGGTGTCAGGAGGTCAACAGATTAGACTACAAAGCGGTCAACAAATCCAGCATATTCAACTACAAGGGGGCCAGCAAATTCAGCTCCAAGGAGGCCAACACATCCAGCTTCAAGGGGACTTACAGGGTGGCCAACAAATCCAACTTCAAGGGGGTCAACAGATCCAACTTCAAGGGGGTCAACAGATCCAACTTCAAGGGGGTCAGCAGATCCAACTTCAAGGGGGTCAGCAGATCCAACTTCAAGGGGGTCAGCAGATCCAACTTCAAGGGGGTCAGCAGATCCAACTTCAAGGGGGTCAGCAGATCCAACTTCAAGGGGGTCAGCAGATCCAACTTCAAGGGGGTCAGCACATCCAACTTCAAGGGGGGCAACACATCCAGCTACAAGGCGGGCAACAAATCCAGCACATTCAGCTACCAGGTGGTCAACATATTCAACTACAGGGTGGGCAGCAGATCCAGTTCCAGACAGTGGAGGCCATGTCTCCTCAGCAGCAGCAGGGCTCTCCccgggaggcagagaggagggcgGGTACCAGCGTCCTCCAACCTGCCAAGAAGCGCAAGGTGGACGTCCCCATCCAGGTGTCGTACTCCCTCCCTCAGGGCCAGCAGGGCCAGCAGGTGGTCCTGGCCCTCCCCCAGGGGCAGGGGCAGCAACAGCAGTTCCTGTCCCTCCGGCCCGACCTGCTTACTGTGGACAGCACCCACCTGTACAGCACCACAGGTACCATCACAGGCCCTGCCGGGGAGACCTGGACCATCCCTGTGTACTCCGGGGGGCAGCAGGGGGGTGTGCATCACATCGCCATCCCTCAGGAGGCTTACAACACGATGCAGGTGTCCTCTGGTCACCACGACAACAAGGACAATAGGGTAGCCCACTCCTCATCGTCAGGGACTGGGTCCATCCAGTCGGGCACTACGGTGTCAGTCTCCGAGACGACGACAAACGAGGAAGTGGTGCAGACGCTTTTCCCGGCGCAGTTCATGAACGGGAACATCCACGGCCCTGTAGTGGTGCAGACGGTGGGAGGGGCTTACAACGCCACGCAGCAGCTCCACATCTGGGACCCCCAGCAGCAGCAAGAACACCAAGAGCAACAGCTCCACCTACAG GGTCATGTGGAGTCAGAGTCCCAGGTGGAGGCCCCCCAGGAGCTGCTGCTGCCCGTCTCCCTGAAGCCTGAGGAGGGCATGGACGTGTGGCGCCTCTGGGTCCAGCGCAAGAACACAGAGCTGGACAAGGACGAGCAGAACAAGCTGGCGCCCATCGGAC gtcGTCAGGCACTGCGCTTCCAGGAGGACCTGGTGTCGAGTGCGGTGGCTGAGCTCAACGTGGCTCTAGCCCTTATGACCCAAGAGGCCCGGGGGTTGGAAGGAGAACAGTTTGAGCCTGACGCCCTCTACTACATCTTCCTGTGTATACAGAAG TACCTCTTTGAAAACGGACGGGTGGATGATATCTTCTCTGACCAGTACTACACACGCTTCTCCCAGTGGTTACACAAAGCCCTGGACGAGTGGAGGCCTGTCATCCATCCACTAG GGTACATCATTCCCAGTCACGTGACAGAGGAGATGCTGTGGGAGTGTAAACAGCTGGGTGCCCACTCACCAGCCACGCTGCTCACAACACTCATGTTCTTCAACACTAA GTATTTCCGTCTGACAACGGTAGAGCAGCACATGAAGGTGGCCTTCTCCAAAGTGCTGAGGCACACGAAGAAGAACCCGTCCAACCCAAAGGATAAGAGCACCAGTATCCGCTATCTGAAGGGCCATGGGCCCTTAGGAACACACCATGCAGGGCAGAAAG TGACCGATGACATGTATGAGGAGCAGGCTGAGGATCCCGAGAACCCTCTGCGATGCCCAATTAAGCTGTATGATTTTTACCTCTTCAAATG TCCCCAGAGTGCTAAGGGGCGTAACGACGCGTACTACCTGACGCCAGAGCCCGTCGTGGCGCCCAACAGTCCCATATGGTACTCCACTCAGCCAATCACGAGTGAGCAGGTGGAGCACATGCTCACACGCATCATCATGGTGCGGGAGATCCAGGAGGCCATCGCCATGTCATCGGCCAGCATGCACTga
- the LOC106565138 gene encoding WD repeat-containing protein 82 isoform X1, producing MKITDSVLRSFRVARTFRENSQKVNCVDYNSNGESAISSSDDDSIVLYDCQEGKPIRTLYSKKYGVDLIRYTHGDANTVVYSSNKLDDTIRYLSLTDNKYIRYFPGHTDRVVALSMSPVDDTFISGSLDMTIRLWDLRSPNCQGLTNPLGKPVCSYDPEGLIFAAGVDSEVIKLYDLRSFDKGPFASFETLFSRVCEWTGLKFSRDGKQILISTNGGAIRILDAFNGSVLHTFSGYNNSKGISLEACFTPDSDFVMIGSEDGRVHVWSTESGMKIAVLDGKHSGPINTLQFNPKYMTFASACSNMAFWLPCVGD from the exons ATGAAGATTACGGACAGCGTGTTGCGAAGTTTTAGGGTTGCTAGGACATTCCGGGAGAATTCGCAGAAAGTCAACTGTGTGGACTACAACTCGAACGGCGAGAGTGCAATATCTAGTAGCGACGACGACTCCATTGTTTTATATGACTGTCAGGAGGGAAA ACCAATACGGACCCTGTACAGTAAGAAGTACGGAGTAGACCTTATCCGGTATACACACGGGGACGCCAACACAGTGGTCTACAGCTCCAACAAACTAGATG ATACCATCCGATACCTGTCTCTCACTGACAACAAGTACATCCGCTACTTCCCTGGGCACACCGATAG GGTTGTTGCTCTCTCCATGTCACCGGTGGATGACACGTTTATCTCTGGTTCCTTGGATATGACCATACGACTCTGGGACCTGCGCTCTCCAAACTGTCAG GGTCTTACTAATCCTTTGGGGAAGCCCGTTTGCTCCTATGACCCCGAGGGCCTGATATTCGCTGCTGGGGTTGACTCTGAGGTGATTAAACTGTACGACCTCCGCTCCTTTGACAAG GGCCCATTCGCCTCCTTTGAGACTCTGTTTAGCCGTGTCTGTGAGTGGACTGGACTGAAGTTCAGCAGGGACGGGAAGCAGATTCTCATCTCTACCAACGGGGGTGCTATTCGGATCCTAGATGCCTTCAATGGATCCGTGCTGCACACTTTCTCA GGCTACAACAACAGTAAAGGCATTTCATTGGAGGCCTGCTTCACCCCAGACTCAGACTTTGTCATGATTG GTTCAGAGGATGGGAGGGTccatgtgtggagtacagagagtGGGATGAAAATAGCTGTTCTGGACGGGAAGCATTCAGGACCAATCAACACACTGCAGTTTAACCCTAAATACATGACGTTTGCCAGCGCCTGCTCCAATatg gCGTTCTGGCTTCCCTGTGTAGGAGACTGA
- the LOC106565138 gene encoding WD repeat-containing protein 82 isoform X2, translating into MCGACCLGTSPSSSPTWKSVVQVGKKRPIRTLYSKKYGVDLIRYTHGDANTVVYSSNKLDDTIRYLSLTDNKYIRYFPGHTDRVVALSMSPVDDTFISGSLDMTIRLWDLRSPNCQGLTNPLGKPVCSYDPEGLIFAAGVDSEVIKLYDLRSFDKGPFASFETLFSRVCEWTGLKFSRDGKQILISTNGGAIRILDAFNGSVLHTFSGYNNSKGISLEACFTPDSDFVMIGSEDGRVHVWSTESGMKIAVLDGKHSGPINTLQFNPKYMTFASACSNMAFWLPCVGD; encoded by the exons ATGTGTGGGGCCTGTTGTTTGGGAACATCCCCGAGCTCTAGTCCCACATGGAAGTCGGTTGTTCAAGTGGGCAAAAAAAG ACCAATACGGACCCTGTACAGTAAGAAGTACGGAGTAGACCTTATCCGGTATACACACGGGGACGCCAACACAGTGGTCTACAGCTCCAACAAACTAGATG ATACCATCCGATACCTGTCTCTCACTGACAACAAGTACATCCGCTACTTCCCTGGGCACACCGATAG GGTTGTTGCTCTCTCCATGTCACCGGTGGATGACACGTTTATCTCTGGTTCCTTGGATATGACCATACGACTCTGGGACCTGCGCTCTCCAAACTGTCAG GGTCTTACTAATCCTTTGGGGAAGCCCGTTTGCTCCTATGACCCCGAGGGCCTGATATTCGCTGCTGGGGTTGACTCTGAGGTGATTAAACTGTACGACCTCCGCTCCTTTGACAAG GGCCCATTCGCCTCCTTTGAGACTCTGTTTAGCCGTGTCTGTGAGTGGACTGGACTGAAGTTCAGCAGGGACGGGAAGCAGATTCTCATCTCTACCAACGGGGGTGCTATTCGGATCCTAGATGCCTTCAATGGATCCGTGCTGCACACTTTCTCA GGCTACAACAACAGTAAAGGCATTTCATTGGAGGCCTGCTTCACCCCAGACTCAGACTTTGTCATGATTG GTTCAGAGGATGGGAGGGTccatgtgtggagtacagagagtGGGATGAAAATAGCTGTTCTGGACGGGAAGCATTCAGGACCAATCAACACACTGCAGTTTAACCCTAAATACATGACGTTTGCCAGCGCCTGCTCCAATatg gCGTTCTGGCTTCCCTGTGTAGGAGACTGA